CGACGCCGAGCATCCGGGCGTGAAAATGGTGCTGGAACAAGGTGAGGTAAACCTCGCCGGTCCGGTAAAGGTGCTGTCGCAAGGCGGTTTCCCGGAAAAATACCGCGATCAATTCTTAACGCCGGCGCAAACGCGCGAGCTGTTCAAGCAAAAAGGCTGGAGCACGATCGCCGCGTTCCAGACGCGCAACCCGATGCATCGTTCGCACGAATACTTAGCGAAGATCGCCATCGAAATCACTGACGGCGTGCTGGTGCATTCGCTGCTGGGTAAGCTCAAACCCGGCGATATCCCGGCCGATGTGCGCTCCAAGTCGATCGCGGTGCTGATCGACAAATATTTTGTGAAGAACACCGTAGTGCAAGCCGGTTATCCGCTCGACATGCGCTACGCCGGTCCGCGTGAAGCATTGCTACACGCCGTATTCCGCCAAAACTACGGCTGCTCGCATTTGATCGTCGGTCGCGATCATGCCGGTGTTGGCAGCTATTACGGCCCGTTTGACGCGCAGCACATCTTCGACGAGATCCCGAAGGACGCGCTCGAGACCAAGCCGCTCAAGATCGATTGGACCTTCTGGTGCTTCCAGTGCGGCGGTATGGCCAGCAGCCGCACCTGCCCGCATGACGAAAAGGATCGGCTGCTGTTGTCCGGCACTAAACTGCGCAAAATGTTGTCCGAAGGCACACCGGTGCCGGTCGAGTTCTCGCGCGCGGAAGTGCTCGAGGTATTGCAGGAGTACTACGCGACACTCGACGAGAAAGTCGAGATCAAACTCACCGGTCACTCGGCGCGTTAATAAATGTGGGGTGGGCAGAAAAACACTGCCCACCCTACCCCATAAAAAGCCGCCCGCGGGCGGCTTTTCTATTTGAGTAACGCCTGCGCCAGATCCTTCTGTTCGGGGAACACCACACGCTCGGGATCCGGATGTACCCGTCGAATCCATACCGCCTCGACCCGCTGCGGATGACGTTTACGAATCGCATTATAAATTTCCGGATCGCGCTCACCGTCGTCGCCGATCAGCACAAATCGCACATGCGGCAAGCGCGCAAAGATCTCCTCGATCTTCGTCGTTTTATACGCCACCTGGTCGGTCAGCGGTTCCGTGGTCGAGTCGTTCGTCACTCGCTTCGTCAGTAACACGCCACGCGGGAAGGCATTGTGCTGCAGGAACATTTGCAACGATGTTTGTAGCTGATGCGGCGAAGCGGAAAGATAGAACACCGGTGCCGCCGCTGGCCGGCGATTGCGCGCTGCTAGCGAATCGTAGAACCGCGCAACGCCGGCCACCGGCTGTCGTTGCAGCGGATTCTTGAGCACCGTGTTCTTGAACAGCTTGGTTTTGTCGGTAACATCGGATACTTGAATCGTGTCGTCAACGTCGGAAATGATGCCGACGGTATTTTCGGCCGGCACGATCAAGAGCGCGCCATCGGTGGTAGCGCCTTCGACGTAGCCGGCGACTACATGCCAACCCGGCATCAAAGGTTCAGTCGCGGCGATAGCAATCTTGAAGTAACCCTCGTCATCAGTGACGTCACTGAATACGCGCTCGAAAACTTGCACGTTCACTGTCACGCCCTTGCGTTCGTCGTTAAAGAACGTTCGCACGCTGCGCTTGAGGTTACTCCACCGCGAGTCGGTGATTTGCGGTTCGGCAACGTCGTGATGCTCGATAACGCGCCCTTCGACCACTGCCGCACGCGTGTCGCCGTAACCCGCATACAATGCTATCGCATCACGCTCGGCGTGTGCCGCCAACGGCATCAGCACCAATCCAAGCAGCAAGAGGCGCTGCACAATATTCACCATCGATACATTCCTCACCGGTATCCGGCACCACTATAGCGCGGGTACTACGCCAGCTGCACCGAAGTAGAATCCGAGAAATTCAACGCGATATACCGTAGGCGGTAGCGCCCGACTTGGGACATAATCCGCTACGAGCTGCGCAAACTACGCTGCGCGGTGACTTTTTTAGATAAGCGCGAGCAACGATACAACTAAGAACCATGCCGACGCCGATCTATAACGAGATGCTGCTGGACGGCGACGATTCCGCTGTCCGCGCGCACTACCAAGAATTCCACGCGTGGCTCGCCCGCCAAAGCGCCGAGTCGATCGCTTTCAAACGTGCCGAAGCCGATCTCATCTTCCATCGTGTCGGCATCACCTTCGCTGTCTACGGCGACGATCAAGGCACCGAGCGGCTAATTCCGTTCGACATCATTCCGCGGGTCATTCCAGCGGCGGAGTGGAAACAGCTCGAAGCCGGCCTGCGTCAGCGCACCCAAGCACTCAATCTTTTTATCCACGACATCTACCACGAGCAGGCGATCGTGAAGAGCGGTGTGATTCCGGCCGAACAGATTTTTTGTAATACCCAATATCGGCCGGAGATGCAGGGCATCGATGTTCCCGGCGGCATCTATGCCCACATCGCCGGTATCGATCTGGTACGTACCGGTGAAGGCGAGTTCTACGTGCTCGAAGATAATTTGCGCGTGCCGTCCGGTGTGTCGTACATGCTCGAGAACCGCAAAATGATGATGCGGCTGTTCCCCGAGTTGTTCGCGCGCAACAAGGTGGCGCCGGTGGCGCACTATCCCGACTTGCTGTTGGAAAACTTACGCGCCGTCGCCCCGCGCGACGTCGCCGAGCCGACGATCGTGGTGATGACACCGGGCATGCACAACTCGGCGTACTTCGAACATGCGTTCCTGGCGCAGCAAATGGGCATCGAATTGGTCGAGGGCCAAGACCTGTTCGTCGACAACGAAGCGGTCTACATGCGCACGACCCGCGGCGCCCGCCGGGTCGACGTGATTTATCGGCGCGTCGATGACGACTTCCTCGATCCGCTCGCGTTCCGCCCCGACTCGAGCCTCGGCGTACCGGGGTTGCTGTCGGTGTATCGCGCCGGCGGGGTCACGCTGGCGAATGCCATCGGCACCGGCGTCGCCGACGACAAATCGATTTATCCGTACGTGCCGGACATCATTAATTTCTACCTCGGTGAAAAGCCGCTGTTGAACAACGTGCCGACGTGGCAATGCCGCAAGCAAGACGATCTCGAATACGTGCTGGCGCATCTGCCGGAGCTGGTCGTCAAAGAAGTCCACGGTGCCGGCGGTTACGGCATGCTCATCGGCCCGGCGGCGACGCAACAGGAAATCGCCGACTTCCGCCTGCGCCTACGTGCGCGACCCGACGGTTACATCGCCCAACCGACGTTGGCGCTATCGGCCTGCCCGACGTTCGTCGAGCGCGGCATCGCGCCGCGCCACATCGACCTGCGACCGTTCGTGCTGTCCGGCAAAGGCATCGGCATGGTGCCCGGCGGACTCACGCGGGTGGCGCTGCGCGAAGGCTCGCTAGTGGTGAACTCGTCACAGGGCGGCGGCACGAAAGACACATGGGTGGTGGAACAGTGAGGCGACAATCATGCTAAGCCGCACCGCCGACCATTTGTTCTGGATGGCGCGTTACACCGAGCGCGCCGAGAATACCGCGCGCATGCTCGACGTAACGATGCAGACCTCGCTATTGCCGCAGTTCGATTCCAATGCGGAGTCGTTGTGGCACGGCATGCTCGGCATTTCCGAGCTGCAACAATCGTACGAGAAGCGCTACGGCGCGATCGCGCCGGCGCAGGTGCTCGACTTCATGGTGTGCGATCCGGCGAACCCGTCGAGCATTTACTCGTGCGTGCAAGCGGCACGCGAAAACGCCCGTGCCGTACGCGGCGTGTTGACGACCGAAGTCTGGGAAACGGTCAACACGACTTGGCTCGACCTGCCGAATCGGCTGAACCACGAGACCCTCGAGCAAAACCCGTCGAAGTTCTTCGAGTGGATTAAGTACCGCTCACATCTGACGCGCGGCGTTCTCGTCGGCACGATGCTGCATGACGAAGGGTTCCACTTCACGCGTCTCGGTAACTTTCTCGAACGCGCCGACAACACCGCGCGACTGCTCGACGTTAAATACCATGCGCTGGCAGAACAAGGTGCCAATGGTTGCAACGGCGTGCAAAACGGAAATGCCGATAACCACCAACTGGAGTTCTATCACTGGGCAGCGGTGTTGCGTTCGGTATCGGCGTTCGAGGTGTATCGCAAAGTTTATAGCGACGTGATCATGCCGGCGCGCGTCGCCGAACTGTTGATGTTACGCGCCGACATGCCGCGCTCGTTGTTGCACTGCCTGAACGAAGTGCTGGCTAATCTGGAACAGGTACGCAACAACCAATCCGGCGAGACCGAACGCCGCACCTGCATCCTGCGCACCGATCTGCACTACGGCCGCATCGACGACATTTTGCAAACCGGATTGCACGCATACCTGACGAATTTCCTCGAACGCGTCAACGATCTCGGCGTTCGCATCAGTCGTGATTTTCTCGTGCCACCCGCGACTCCGTGAGCAACGACACCATGCGCTTCACGATCCAGCACGAAACGATCTACTCGTACACATCGCCGGTGCATTACAGCATCCAGCAATTGCGCCTGACACCGCGCATCGACCAAAACCAGCGCGCGCTGTCGTGGCAGATCACCGCGCCGGGGCCGCTGCAACGTTCGATCGACGCCTACGGCAACATCACCCACACGATGGTGCTGCGCGCGCCGCACAACGAGATTCGGATGCTGGTCAACGGCTCGCTCGAGATCGAACCGCTGCGCGACGGCCACGTGCCAACCACGAACGACATGCCCGGTTCTGAACTATCGCCACTCGTGTACACCGTCGCCACTCCGCTCACGACCGCCGACGACAGCGTGCGCGCGTTCGCCGCCCGCCATTTAGCGCGCGATCGGCGTGCCACGAATTTTGTGGCGCTGGCGGAGGCAATCTGCGATGCCGTGCAATACCAAAGCGGCATCACTGAGGTGACCAGCACCGCCGCGCAAGCGCTCGCGATCGGCCAAGGCGTATGCCAAGACCATGCGCACTTGTTCCTCGCCTGCTGCCGCGCCAACAACGTGCCGGCACGCTACGTCAGCGGTTACATCCACCCCGGCGATACGACCCACGCCGCGAGTCATGCGTGGGCCGACGTTTGGGTCGAGGACAAGGGTTGGATCAGCATCGATATCACCCATCGCCAATACGCTGGCGAACGTCACTGCCGGCTGGCACTCGGCCGCGACTATATGTCGGCGGCACCGATACGCGGCGTGCGTACCGGCGGCGGCGACGAATCGTTGGAAGTGCGGGTGGCAGTACGTACGGATCAGTAACAAAGTTAGTTTTAGTTAAGGAAACGCTGAATTAATCAGAGGTTCCTTACATTTAGACGGTATCGCCGCACATTCACCGTACCCCGGCGCCGTTCCGCATCCTGTTAAACTCGCCTCCCTCTAACGCTCGCGAATCTTCCCTATGACCTACTGCGTCGCTATGCGGCTTAACGCCGGCCTTGTATTCCTGTCCGACTCGCGCACCAACGCCGGCGTCGACCAGATCGGCACGTTTCGCAAGATGACCGTGTTCGAGCAACCGGGCGAGCGCGTCATGACGCTGATGACAGCGGGCAACCTCAGCATCAGCCAAGCAGTCCGGCAAATACTGATGGAACGCACCGGCGACGGCCCAAGCCTGTGGAACGCGCCGACGCTGGTCGACGCCGCCAAGCTCGTCGGCGATGCCGTGCGCCAAGTCTACGAGCGCGATGCCAAGCATTTGCGCGAACTCGGCATCGACTTCACGTTGACGATGATCTTCGGCGGACAAATCGGCGGCGAGCGCTGCCGGCTGTTCCAGATTTACGCCGCCGGCAACTTCATCGAAGCCACCGACGAAAATCTCTACTTCCAGATCGGCGAATCGAAATACGGCAAACCGATCCTCGACCGCGTAGTGACACCGGCGATGACGCTGGACGAGGCCGCTAAGTGCGGGCTGATCTCGATGGACTCGACACTGCGCAGCAATCTGTCGGTCGGCCTGCCACTCGATCTGCTGTGTTACGAAACCGGTGCCTTGCGGGTCACGCGCTTTGCGACCATCGGCGCTGACGATTCTTATTTTCAACTACTGCGCCGCACATGGGCACAACGTCTCAAACAGGCGTTCGCGGACTTGCCCGATGCAAACTCGAAGGCGAACACGGATGCGTCAGCGAATGAACCGGTGCGCGCGCCGATACCAACCGTCCTACCGAAAAGCGCCGCTAAAATACCCGACTGACCAAAAAAATATGCGCAAACTCATACTCTACATCGCCTGCCGATCCGGCGGTTGCAGCTGATCGATTCGCGCCGCTTCGACTCCGGGTTGGTGCAGCTGACATACCACCGGAGTTAACGCGCTGCCGAGTGGAGCTTTTGCGCGCGCTGGCCTACACTTTCGCCGATTTAGCACTGGTTGTGAACATCAGCAAAAGCACCCCAAACCATCAAAGGAGTGACAATGCGCACGATCATGCTGTTGAACACCAAGGGCGGTTGCGGCAAAAGCACATTGGCGACCAATCTTGCCAGCTACTACGCCACCCAGAACGCGTCCGTCGTCCTCGCCGATTTCGACCCTCAAAGTTCTGCGCTCGAGTGGCTCGCCGCCCGGGCCGAAGGCCGGCCGCCGATTAAAGGTATCGCCGCCTGGAAAGAACCGTTACGCGTAGCGCGCACGACCGATGTCGTCATCCTCGACGTGCCGGCCGGCATACACGGCGCCGAGCTGACAGCGCTGGTGCGCCGGTCGCAGACACTGCTGGTGCCGGTGCTGCCGTCGCCGACCGACATCCGCGCCGCCGCCCGCTTTGTCCATGAGCTGCTGCTGGTCGGCAGAGTCGTGCGCAAGGAAAGCCGCGTGGCGGTGATCGCCAATCGCGTGCGCGAAAATACCCAGCTGCAAAATCAAACCGAACGGGTGCTCGGTATGTTCAACTATGCGACAGTGAACACGCAGATCTATCGCAATCTCGAACGCTTTTTGTCGCGCCTTAAGATTCCGTTCGTCGCTACCCTGCGCGACACCCCGAACTATCAGCTCGCCGACCAGCAAGGCATCGGCGTGTTCGAACTCGGCAGCCGCGCGGCGTACGATGTCGAACAATGGCAACCGCTGCTCAAGTGGCTCGACAGCCGCAAGAGCCTGCCGGTAGCCGCATGAATATTATCGGCGGGTCAGGATGTCAGCAGACACGCCGATAGCACCCGAACGTTACTTCGCGCCCGATTACTTCACGGCGCGCGATCAATTTCTCAACATCGCTCAGCGCTGCGGCGCCCGACTCGCTCGTTATCCGATCAGCGCACCCGGCCCCGGCGAGCACCCCCTCAGCATCGACACCGCCTACGTTGGCGCCATGCAACCACGCCGGCTCATCCTCGTCGTCTCCGGCACGCACGGAGCGGAAGGCTTCTTCGGCAGTGCCTTGCAGCAGCGTTGGCTGGCACAGCTGGATCCGACCACCCTACCCGCCGACGCCGGTTGGCTATTCGTTCATGCGCTGAATCCGTGGGGCTTCGCCTGGCGGCGACGCACGAACGAACATAACGTCGACTTGAACCGCAACTCGCTCGAGCAATTTCCTGGGCCAGCCAATCCGGCGTATGGCCGGCTCAATAATTGGCTCAACCCAGCGTCGCCGCCGGGCATGATCGACGGCTTCTGGGCGTACGCGCTGTGGTACACGTTGACCCAGGGCATGGCGACGATGAAGCAAGCTATTGCCGGCGGCCAATACGAATTCCCACGCGGTATTTTTTATGGCGGCGCCCAAACCGAGCAATCGACAGCACATCTACGTACCATTCTGTGCGATCCGCGACTCGGATCGGTCGAGCGTTTGATCGCGTTCGATCTGCATACTGGCTTAGGACGTTCGGGGACTTACAAACTGCTGGTGGATGCCGACGAAGGCACGCCGCGCTTTCAGCTGATGCGGCGTTGGTTCGGTGCCGAAGTCAGCGGCGATCAACCGGACCGCTCGGTGTCGTATCACGTGAGCGGCGGCGTTACCGAGCACATCAGCCGTTTGTTTGCCGGTGCCGACAACTACACCACGGTGCTCGAATTCGGCACGGTTGCGCTAGGACAAATGATCGCGACATTGTACCGTGAAAACCGCGCTTACTTTCACGCCGGCATCGATAGCGCCGCCTACCGGCGGGCGCGGGCGGCGCTATGTGCAGTTTTTTGTCCGGCCGACGATAAATGGCGCAGCACTGTGCTCGAACGCGGCGAGCGCGTGCTGCGGCAGGCTCAGCAAGCGCTGTTCGGCGCCGGTTGAATTACTCGAACGGCGGACAGGCTCGACTGGCATCGCTTTGCGATTGATGTTGCCGCCCGCTCCACAAGCCTTCAGCGGTGTAGATCGCCAATGCCAACCAGATCAACGCGTAGCCCAGCAACTTCGGCCCGCTAAGCGGCTCGTGATACAACCAAACGCCAACCAGCAGCTGCAGCGTCGGCGCGATGTATTGCAACAGCCCGATCATCGATAGCGGCAAGCGCCGCGCACCGGCGGCGAATAACAGCAATGGAATTGCCGTGATCGGACCCACCGTGACCAGCAACGCCTGCGTCGTGATCGAGCCCGACACCAGAGCACTGCGATCGCCTAAGTACAATAAAAAGGCGAGCGCCACCGGAAACAACAGCAGCGTTTCCAGCGACAACCCTTCGAGCGTGCCAAGCGATGCCGTCTTGCGTAATAAACCGTACAGACTGAACGATGTTGCCAACACTAGGCCGATCCACGGCAACTGCGCCGTCTGCCACGTCAACCAAATCACGCCGAGCGCTGCCGTCGCCAGCGCTAACCACTGGCCGGCGCGTAGCCGCTCATGCAGCACGATCAGGCCGAGCATCACCGAGAACAGCGGCGTGATGAAGTAACCGAGGCTGGCGTCGACGACCCGGCCGACACCGACGGACCAGATATAAACCAGCCAGTTGACCGACAACGCCACCGCGCTCAACGCGAATCGCGCCAGCAGCCGCGGTTGCTGCCAAACCGTGCGCAGCCAGCCAAAATGCCGCTGCCATGCCAACACGATCAACAAGAAGCCGAGCGACCACAGCACGCGGTGTACCAACACTTCGAGCGGCGCTACTTCTTGCAGCGCCTTGAAGTAGATCGGGAACACACCCCAGGCGAGATAAGCGAGCGTGGCATAAACAACGCCGGCCTTATCGATTCGGTTTGTCATATACGAGCGTTTCGGCAACGGCGAAACCCATCCCGTCGCTTTTAACGAGGAGCCGGCGGCTCTCGCCGTTGCCCCAGGCAACGTCTCGGACCGTAGCGGCAATTTCATCAATCGATCGAACAATCATGGGCGTCATTCCTTCAATCAGAGGGTGGCCCGCCCCCGAGGACAACCTTCGCTCGGTGGCTCGCGGTGAAGGGATTCGGTTTTGTCGTTCAGTCGATACTTCGCGGATACCGCGATACCGACACTACGCGACTTGGCCTGTTCGGCGTGTTCGGTGGTTGTCCTAGCGCGCGAGCGAGCCGCCGTCGACGGACAGGATCGCGCCGGTCACATACCGATTGCCGGGCAGCGCGAAATAGAGCGCGGCCTCGGCGACGTCGTCCGGTGTGCCGAGATAGGGCGTGAGGCGGCGCTGCAGAAACTCGTCCTTCATTGCTTGCGGATCGACATGTGTGTCGATGAGGCGGCTGACCATCGGTGTCTCGATCGTGCCGGGGCAGATGCAGTTGATGCGCACGCCGTGGCCCGAATGGTCGACCGCCATCGCCTTCGTCAGGCCGACGAGCGCCGCCTTGGCCGCGCAATAGGCCGCCCGATCCTTCAGGCCTTTCAGGCCCGCCTCGGAGGAGATGTTGATCACCGCGCCGTCGCCGCGTGTCAACAGGTGCAGCATCGCGTGGTGGCTCACGAGGTACGCGGAGCTGACGTTGATACGGAACACCTCGTCCCATTGCGCAGGCGTGATGTCGACGACGCTGCCGGGCACCGAAAGCCCCGCGTTGTTCACGACGATGCTGAGCGTGTCGAAGCGCTCACGCACCTCGTACACGAGGCTTTGCACGGCGTGGTCGGAGGTCACGTCGGCCGCGAAGAATTGCGCCATGCCGCCGGCCTTGGTGATCGAGCGCACGACTGCGTCGCCCCGCTCGCGGTTGCGGCCGACGACGGCGACGCACGCGCCCTCTGCGGCGAAGCGGCGCGCGATCGCTTCGCCGATGCCCGAGGTCGCACCGGTCACGAGCGCGACCTGGTTCTGCAGCCGCGGTTGTGTCGTCGCGGTCATGACAACGCCTCGCGCAGTAACCGAACCAGATCGTTGCGCACCGGTGCGCGCGGGTTGAGGCGGTTCAGGCGTTCGATGGTCAGCATGGTGCACCGCGGCGTCATTTGGCGAACAGCGACTCCATGTCGCGGAAGGCCTTGAACTCGAGGGCGTTGCCGGCGTAGTCGAGGAAGAACATCGTCGCCTGCTCGCCTACCTGGCCTTTGAAGCGGATCGTCGGTTCGATCACGAATTCGACACCGGCGGCGCGGATGCGCTCGGCAAAGCCGTGGAATTCGTCCCACTCCAGCAACACGCCGAAGTGCGGCACCGGCACGTCGTGCTTGTCGACCGGGTTGTGGTGCTTGGGCGCCACGGGCGCGAGGTGGGTCACGATCTGGTGGCCGAATAAATCGAAGTCGATCCAGGTATCGCTGGCGCGGCCCTCGTGGCAACTCAGGACCTGGCCGTAAAAGGTGCGTGCTTTGTTCAGGTCGTCGACCGGGAAGGCGAGGTGAAATGGCGTAAGTTTTCTCATACTGATCTCCTGAATGAGGAAGGCCGAAATGGCTTTTCTACCGCACCATCGTGTCCATGATGAGGATGCGCTTGGCCGGCTTCTTCTCGACGACGGTGACCTCGACTCCTAATTTAAAGCCAAAATGGTCCACGCTCACAAACGAGAAATGTGCGTTGTTTTATGAGTTAAACTCATGGACATGTCATCGAGCGAAACCTGAATGGGCTGCGGCATCCGCCATCTCACCTCCCTTTCCCCATCCCGCTTCGATAAAAAGCGCGGGGCGTTCAGCGCATGAGCCGGCGCCTGCCTTCGCTCAACGCCGTGCGCAGCTTCGAGGCGGCGGCGCGCTCGCTGAGCTTCACCAAAGCGGCGCAGGAGCTGCACGTTACACAGGGCGCGGTCAGCCGCATGGTGCAGACGCTGGAACAGGAACTCGGCATGCCGCTCTTCAAGCGCGTCGGTCGCAGCATCGAGCTGACGCCCGCGGGCAGCGCCTACTATGCGCAGGTCGGCGAGGCGTTGGACCGCATCGCCGCGGCCACGCGCGCACTGCAACGCGCGCAAGACGGCGGCATGCTGTCGATCAGCGTGCTGCCCACCTTCGCCATGCGCTGGCTGGTGCCGCGGCTGTCCAGCTTCCAGCAGCTGTACCCGGACATCCTGGTCGACGTGACTGCGAGCGAGCACGCGGTGAACTTCGCCACCGAATCGATCGACGTCGCGATACGCTACGGCCTCGGCCAATGGCCCGACACCGAGGCGACGCGGGTGATGCACGACACCGTCGGCGTATTCTGCGCGCCGGCATTGTTGCAGGGCGGCACGCCGCTGCGCACGCCAGCCGACCTGCCCAAGCATCGGTTGTTGCAACACACCACGCGCCCGGAGGCATGGTCGGAGTTCTTCGCCGCCTGCGGCCTGCCGTCGCCGAATATGCGCCACGCGCCCGGCTTCGAGCACTTCTTCATGATCATCGAAGCAGCCGCGACCGGCATGGGCGCGGCGATCCTGCCGTTGTTCCTGGCGCACGACGAGCTCGCGTCCGGGCGGCTGGTGCAGGCGTTCGCGCAGACGCACAAGCGCAAGCACGGCTACTACCTCGTGCACGCGCGCGCGGCGGCGAGCGTGCGCAAGATAAAAGTGTTCAAGGAATGGTTGATCGCGGAAGCGAAAAAATCATGACGACCAGGCGGCAGCCGTTAGACTGGATTCCCGCCTACGCGGGAATGACGGCTAAGCTTGTAGAATGGGTCAAGCGCAGCGGACCCATCGAAATAATATTTCGTCGGGTCCGCCGCGTTGCGGCTTGATCCGACCTACATAGGTTGGATGAACTCCCAAACGAATTTCCGACTC
The Gammaproteobacteria bacterium DNA segment above includes these coding regions:
- the gcvA gene encoding transcriptional regulator GcvA, with amino-acid sequence MSRRLPSLNAVRSFEAAARSLSFTKAAQELHVTQGAVSRMVQTLEQELGMPLFKRVGRSIELTPAGSAYYAQVGEALDRIAAATRALQRAQDGGMLSISVLPTFAMRWLVPRLSSFQQLYPDILVDVTASEHAVNFATESIDVAIRYGLGQWPDTEATRVMHDTVGVFCAPALLQGGTPLRTPADLPKHRLLQHTTRPEAWSEFFAACGLPSPNMRHAPGFEHFFMIIEAAATGMGAAILPLFLAHDELASGRLVQAFAQTHKRKHGYYLVHARAAASVRKIKVFKEWLIAEAKKS